The genomic interval CTCACATATGTCAGATCACCTGATTCAAGCTGGCCTTCAAAAAACATCTCGCTAATCGTCTTCTCTAAACGGTCTAACCCATCTTCCTCAAGAACCGACATTTTAACGATGGAATCGACCGGAATCGACTCCTCCACCACCTCAATTTCTAATTGACGCGGCAAGTCAGTCTTATTTATGATCGCAATGACTGGGCGACCCTTCATTTGCAACAATAGCTCCCGATCATCAGCCTGCAACGGCTCATTATAGTTCAGCACTAGCAAAATGAGATCCGCTTCTTCAAGCGCATTGCGAGAGCGCTCCACCCCAATTCGCTCAACAACATCCGTTGTTTCACGAATACCGGCCGTATCGAGCAGTCGAAGTGGAATTCCGTTTAGAGCTACAAATTGTTCAATGACATCACGAGTCGTACCCGGGATGTCGGTAACGATAGCCTTATTCTCCTGCGTAAGTACATTCATTAAAGACGATTTACCGACATTGGGACGCCCAACGATAGCTGTTACAATACCTTCTCTTAGTATCTTGCCTTCGTTTGCGGTTTTTAACAGACGATCTATTTCATTAATAGCAGAATCGCATTGGTCACGAATGAACGAACTCGTCATTTCCTCTACGTCATGCTCCGGATAATCGATGTTCACTTCTATATGGGCAAGCAGCTCAATGACCGTCTGCCGCAAAGCTTTAATCCGCTTCGACAGAACGCCCTCTGCTTGTTTGCGGGCAACGGAAAATGCTCGATCAGATTTGGAACGAATCAAATCGATAACAGCCTCTGCCTGCATAAGATCGATTCGACCATTCAGGAAGGCACGCTTCGTAAACTCGCCAGGCTCCGCTGTGCGATAGCCGTCCAGCTGCAATACGACATCAAGCACCTTTTTAACGGCAATAACACCGCCATGTGCGTTAATTTCGACAACATCCTCCGCGGTAAATGAACGGGGACCTCTCATCAGCGTAACAAGTACTTCTTCAACCTCTTCTCCAGACCTCGGATCGAGAATATGACCATAATGCAGCGTATGTGTATCCGCATCATTTAGATTTATTTTCGAACGAAAAACACTCGCGATACCTGCAATTGCCTCAGGTCCGCTTACTCTAATTATTGCGATTCCGCCTTCTCCGACTGCTGTGGAAATGGCAGCTATCGTATCATGTACCATTGCTGTCAGCACCTCTCAAATGGAAAAACAGCAATGACCATTATGAGCCATTGCTGTGGATAGCGTATTGATTCGTATACATTTATATTGTACAGCTTATTGTCTTAATGCAATAACGACTCGCCGGTTCGGCTCATCGCCTTTACTAAACGTTTTCACCTTAGGGTGGTTCTGCAACTGCGAATGAATAACTTTGCGCTCATGCGGCGACATCGGCTCCAAGACAACTTCTTTTCTTGTGCGGATAACTCGTCCCGCCAAACGGTCGGATAAATCCGCTAACGTTTTGCGGCGGCGCTCCCGAAAATCTTCTGCATCAAGTACGATACGCAAATGACTGTCAGAATAACGATTAGCCACAATATTAACCAAGTACTGTAATGCATCCAACGTTTGTCCGCGACGTCCAATCAGCATGCCAAGATCTCCACTGCCTGTTACAGCAATATGTATACCGTCTCTTGTTTGCTTTCGATCGATGTTTACTTGCAATCCCATCGTGCCAGCCACT from Paenibacillus sp. FSL K6-3182 carries:
- the mnmE gene encoding tRNA uridine-5-carboxymethylaminomethyl(34) synthesis GTPase MnmE, whose translation is MVHDTIAAISTAVGEGGIAIIRVSGPEAIAGIASVFRSKINLNDADTHTLHYGHILDPRSGEEVEEVLVTLMRGPRSFTAEDVVEINAHGGVIAVKKVLDVVLQLDGYRTAEPGEFTKRAFLNGRIDLMQAEAVIDLIRSKSDRAFSVARKQAEGVLSKRIKALRQTVIELLAHIEVNIDYPEHDVEEMTSSFIRDQCDSAINEIDRLLKTANEGKILREGIVTAIVGRPNVGKSSLMNVLTQENKAIVTDIPGTTRDVIEQFVALNGIPLRLLDTAGIRETTDVVERIGVERSRNALEEADLILLVLNYNEPLQADDRELLLQMKGRPVIAIINKTDLPRQLEIEVVEESIPVDSIVKMSVLEEDGLDRLEKTISEMFFEGQLESGDLTYVSNVRHIALLKRARQSLVDAIEASDTGIPIDLIQIDARSAWESLGEILGDEAGDSLIDQIFSQFCLGK
- the jag gene encoding RNA-binding cell elongation regulator Jag/EloR, giving the protein MKKIIASGKTVEDAVRNGLLQLQVTEDRVKQVVLEQPTKGFFGLFGAKEAKVELELIPDPMLEAENFLREVAGTMGLQVNIDRKQTRDGIHIAVTGSGDLGMLIGRRGQTLDALQYLVNIVANRYSDSHLRIVLDAEDFRERRRKTLADLSDRLAGRVIRTRKEVVLEPMSPHERKVIHSQLQNHPKVKTFSKGDEPNRRVVIALRQ